A genomic segment from Nicotiana tabacum cultivar K326 chromosome 9, ASM71507v2, whole genome shotgun sequence encodes:
- the LOC107769748 gene encoding uncharacterized protein LOC107769748 isoform X5, whose translation MGNYDDKSFLVSIDDSKDQAAVDSNIPLSPQWLYVKPSDSKMEMRAPSSLSLGSSADSNQKDAWRSDVPDEKTDWRRPAAETESGRRWREEERETGLLGRRDRRKPDRRAENAPAKETTDARALPASDRWHDVNNRNLGHDTRRDTKWSSRWGPEDKEKEARSEKRIDVDKDEVHSEVQTFGANRTVSERESDTRDKWRPRHRLEGSSGAPGSYRAAPGFGVEKGRVEGSNVGFTMGRGRSSVAILKPSGCAIGAAQFDNSVPGKPSISTHTYCYPRGKILDIYRRQKLEQSFCSLPVNMEEAPPITQLSITEPLAFVVPDSEEEAILNDIWQGKITGSGVMYNSYRKGRSTDNVTEIGDAEFADGKQGILSTDIIDETGDRFPKILKDVEEANVNRLFCGNDVNVILGEGDANHEVQKEKVFEDIARDDILSTNKRADNIGSLKDSSSSQLDHSEIKLPDYAATRHPLFENIEQNVAFDVSAKLPDNSNSIYIMPSDINNSRHSGIENQLERDIPPEELSLYYCDPQGEIQGPFLGVDIISWFEQGFFGTDLLVRVEGAPEDSPFYELGDVMPHLKFGHMYARNTDLPKVDQPAVLEGKLESGLRSSVSELVSSAPLDGLSWPSSDFDGLAAQRFQSKVPDLSYSQSEDFNEFVGQNEETLFPGRPGSRGNPIGKTLRGPTDLSNTNHPISSELMEPRAPSQKDKMHPLGLLWSELEGTSRRNDQIPNVPFSRGGQDQILNPLAARVAPFGSRTESTSTAEMWDAYRRNAPSDPNLYQDAMDAHRLSHMDREPNHFELAEKLLSQQLQQHPHSLLSAHNSHLNEAMLERGASHNSVHHPQVASQIEQDLERVMALQLQHQRQLQLQQHQQMQQQQQFHQQQMLLKEQQQSHARQLLLEQLLQSQMSDTNRAQSRLDATRPNNSLEQVLMKQQILTELQRSHLHPRHTEPSIEHLIQAKLGQMPHQGHQNDLMELLSRAKHGHMHPLAHQILQQEQLHSRQLPVGLRQQLEMEEDRHSGSVWPVDEAGQFLRIPTDAHRSNSGFGPLDFYQQQQIPSPEEHLSHLERNLSVQDRFAHGLYDSGLLLFERSMSLPVGGPGLKMDVANPLVQQQSLEMQDLNSRMQSGAQMAGFSNDVYSQSPHQHLVPNQFHALHPDTIEKHWSKSNGQVPMDWMESRMKQLNLNSEREKKDFDIKQVSEDPSMWMSAGMNDDSSKRLLMELLHPNYGQQSTEQAEMPNGIAHEILSGHVLGTNSANHSINPLLNQDMSQNQTFSVGSFGSTSVLLPQRDLVDERSRVLAGCERLPHKSHSGALAEANPLFSSIGDVFQRHSEARENAVEQAGLAAITGDIPVNILRRPTSLGTGGGNVGLYDDKIGTGDSLPEEPAKERMSAMTSKRPENILLKRPPVSRASSSLEGFSELTSDSLVRGKNPSNAMVSEGGTVEVGGNTANQAPDIVTPGKKDVRFRRTASCSDSDVSETSFSDMVKSSAKKPTAQEAHASESLDGTQGVVRSSSKKKGKKGRQIDPALLGFKVTSNRIMMGEIQRIED comes from the exons GAAATGCGTGCACCAAGTTCTCTCTCACTTGGAAGTTCTGCTGATTCAAATCAGAAGGACGCTTGGCGTTCAGATGTGCCTGATGAAAAAACAGATTGGAGAAGACCCGCTGCAGAGACGGAGAGTGGTCGCCGATGGCGTGAAGAAGAGAGGGAAACTGGCTTGCTTGGTAGAAGAGATCGTAGGAAACCAGATCGCCGTGCTGAAAATGCTCCTGCCAAAGAAACCACAGACGCTAGAGCTTTACCTGCTTCTGACAGATGGCACGATGTTAATAATCGCAATTTGGGACATGACACAAGACGTGATACCAAGTGGTCCTCTAGGTGGGGTCCTGAAGACAAAGAAAAGGAAGCACGGAGTGAGAAGAGGATAGATGTAGATAAGGACGAAGTTCATAGTGAGGTTCAAACATTTGGTGCTAACCGTACTGTGTCCGAGCGGGAGTCGGATACTCGAGATAAGTGGAGACCACGGCATAGATTGGAGGGTAGCTCTGGTGCTCCTGGTTCCTATCGTGCTGCTCCAGGATTTGGAGTGGAGAAAGGAAGAGTTGAGGGGTCAAATGTGGGATTTACCATGGGGCGTGGGAGATCTAGTGTGGCTATTTTAAAACCTTCCGGGTGTGCAATTGGGGCTGCACAATTTGACAATTCTGTCCCTGGAAAACCAAGCATCTCAACTCACACATATTGTTATCCGCGGGGGAAGATTTTGGATATATACCGCAGGCAAAAGCTGGAGCAATCTTTTTGTAGCTTGCCTGTAAATATGGAAGAAGCACCCCCTATCACTCAACTAAGTATCACTGAACCATTAGCTTTTGTTGTTCCTGATTCTGAGGAGGAG GCTATCCTTAATGATATATGGCAAGGTAAAATTACTGGTAGTGGTGTGATGTACAATTCTTACAGAAAGGGCCGATCAACGGATAATGTTACAG AAATAGGGGATGCAGAGTTTGCCGATGGAAAACAGGGCATTCTCTCTACAGACATCATTGATGAGACAGGGGATAGGTTtccaaaaatattaaaagatgttgAAGAGGCAAATGTCAATAGGCTTTTCTGTGGAAATGATGTCAATGTCATATTGGGTG AAGGGGATGCAAATCATGAAGTACAAAAAGAGAAAGTTTTTGAAGATATTGCTAGGGATGACATTTTGTCGACCAATAAGAGAGCTGACAACATAGGCAGCTTGAAAGATAGTAGTAGTTCTCAACTTGATCATTCTGAAATCAAGTTACCTGATTATGCAGCAACTAGGCACCCACTCTTTGAGAACATTGAACAGAATGTTGCTTTTGATGTCAGTGCAAAGCTTCCCGATAATTCAAATTCTATATATATCATGCCCTCTGATATCAACAACTCAAGACACAGTGGTATTGAAAACCAATTAGAGAGGGATATCCCACCTGAGGAATTGAGTTTGTATTATTGTGATCCTCAGGGAGAAATTCAGGGACCATTTCTTGGAGTTGACATCATCTCATGGTTTGAGCAAGGATTTTTTGGAACTGACTTACTGGTTCGCGTTGAAGGTGCTCCTGAGGATTCACCTTTCTACGAATTGGGTGACGTAATGCCGCATTTAAAATTTGGACATATGTATGCCCGTAATACGGATCTCCCTAAGGTTGATCAACCTGCTGTATTAGAGGGGAAGTTGGAGTCTGGTTTACGCAGTTCTGTTAGTGAGCTTGTTTCTTCAGCTCCCCTTGATGGATTAAGCTGGCCATCATCTGATTTTGATGGTCTTGCTGCACAGCGTTTTCAGTCAAAAGTACCTGATCTGTCATATTCTCAAAGTGAAGACTTTAATGAATTTGTTGGTCAAAATGAAG AAACTTTGTTTCCAGGTAGACCCGGAAGTAGAGGCAATCCTATTGGAAAAACTTTGAGGGGCCCCACTGATCTTTCGAATACCAATCATCCCATTTCTAGTGAATTAATGGAGCCCAGGGCTCCGAGTCAGAAAGATAAAATGCACCCACTTGGTTTGTTATGGTCCGAGCTCGAAGGCACTTCAAGAAGGAATGATCAAATTCCAAATGTTCCTTTTAGCAGAGGTGGTCAGGATCAAATTCTAAACCCTTTAGCTGCAAGGGTTGCCCCATTTGGTTCAAGGACCGAGTCAACCTCTACTGCAGAAATGTGGGATGCTTATAGAAGAAATGCTCCTTCTGACCCAAACCTATATCAAGATGCCATGGATGCTCACCGCTTGTCGCACATGGACCGGGAACCAAATCATTTTGAATTGGCAGAAAAGCTGCTCTCTCAGCAACTTCAACAACATCCACATAGTTTACTGTCTGCTCATAACAGCCACTTGAATGAAGCAATGCTGGAAAGAGGGGCAAGCCATAATTCAGTACACCACCCACAGGTTGCCAGTCAAATTGAGCAGGATTTGGAACGCGTTATGGCCCTTCAGCTGCAGCACCAGAGACAGCTGCAGCTTCAACAACATCAGCAAATGCAGCAACAGCAACAGTTCCATCAACAGCAGATGCTACTGAAAGAACAACAACAGTCTCATGCTAGACAGTTGCTTCTTGAACAATTGTTGCAGAGTCAAATGTCTGATACTAACCGTGCACAGTCACGTCTTGATGCTACAAGGCCTAACAATTCTCTGGAACAGGTTTTGATGAAGCAGCAAATTCTAACTGAACTACAACGCTCTCACCTTCATCCAAGACATACTGAGCCATCAATTGAGCATCTCATTCAGGCTAAACTTGGTCAAATGCCACATCAAGGGCATCAAAATGATTTAATGGAACTCCTATCACGAGCAAAGCATGGACATATGCACCCTTTGGCTCATCAAATTCTTCAGCAAGAACAATTGCATAGCAGGCAGTTGCCTGTTGGATTAAGGCAACAATTGGAAATGGAGGAAGACAGGCATTCTGGTTCTGTATGGCCTGTAGATGAAGCTGGTCAGTTTCTCCGAATCCCAACCGATGCTCATCGATCCAACTCTGGATTTGGACCATTAGATTTTTACCAACAGCAACAGATACCATCTCCCGAAGAACATTTAAGTCACCTTGAACGGAATTTGTCTGTACAAGATAGATTCGCACATGGTCTCTATGACTCTGGATTGTTGCTGTTTGAACGATCAATGTCATTACCAGTTGGTGGTCCTGGATTAAAAATGGATGTTGCAAATCCACTTGTGCAGCAACAAAGTTTAGAAATGCAAGATCTGAATTCAAGAATGCAGTCAGGTGCTCAGATGGCTGGGTTCTCAAATGATGTCTACTCGCAATCTCCTCACCAGCATTTGGTTCCGAACCAGTTTCATGCTTTGCATCCAGATACCATTGAAAAACATTGGTCTAAAAGCAACGGTCAGGTACCTATGGATTGGATGGAATCCCGAATGAAGCAACTGAATCTCAATAGTGAGAGGGAAAAAAAGGATTTTGATATCAAACAGGTTTCCGAAGATCCTAGTATGTGGATGTCAGCTGGTATGAATGATGACAGTTCAAAGCGATTGCTTATGGAACTGCTTCATCCTAACTATGGCCAGCAGTCAACTGAGCAAGCAGAAATGCCCAATGGAATTGCACATGAGATACTGTCTGGTCATGTTCTTGGGACAAATTCAGCAAACCACTCAATTAATCCCCTATTGAATCAGGATATGAGTCAAAACCAAACCTTCTCTGTAGGGTCATTCGGTTCTACTTCAGTTCTGCTACCACAGAGAGATCTTGTGGATGAGAGGTCCCGTGTTCTTGCTGGTTGTGAAAGATTGCCCCACAAATCTCATTCTGGAGCGTTGGCTGAAGCTAATCCTCTCTTTTCCAGCATCGGTGATGTCTTCCAG AGGCACTCAGAGGCTCGAGAAAATGCTGTCGAGCAAGCTGGTCTGGCGGCTATAACAGGGGACATCCCAGTAAACATTCTCCGCAGGCCTACTTCACTTGGGACTGGAG GTGGTAATGTTGGCTTGTATGATGACAAGATTGGTACAGGTGACTCTTTGCCAGAGGAACCTGCTAAGGAACG GATGTCTGCAATGACATCAAAAAGGCCAGAAAACATTTTGCTGAAGCGTCCACCTGTCTCGCGAGCGTCATCTAGCCTGGAAGGGTTTTCTGAATTGACTTCTGATTCACTTGTTAGAGGGAAAAATCCTTCGAATGCCATGGTTTCTGAAG GGGGGACAGTAGAAGTTGGAGGCAACACAGCAAATCAAGCCCCTGACATCGTGACACCTGGAAAGAAAGATGTGCGCTTTAGGCGAACTGCCTCATGTAGTGATTCTGATGTTTCAGAGACATCATTCAGTGACATGGTTAAGAGTAGTGCGAAGAAGCCAACAGCCCAGGAGGCTCATGCTTCAGAATCATTAGATGGAACACAGGGTGTCGTCCGTAGCAGCAGcaagaaaaaagggaagaaaggaaGACAAATCGATCCAGCTCTTCTTGGATTCAAGGTCACAAGCAATCGCATCATGATGGGTGAGATACAGCGGATAGAAGATTAG
- the LOC107769748 gene encoding uncharacterized protein LOC107769748 isoform X3 — MAKSKFDLPDDLLSSKGNYDDKSFLVSIDDSKDQAAVDSNIPLSPQWLYVKPSDSKMEMRAPSSLSLGSSADSNQKDAWRSDVPDEKTDWRRPAAETESGRRWREEERETGLLGRRDRRKPDRRAENAPAKETTDARALPASDRWHDVNNRNLGHDTRRDTKWSSRWGPEDKEKEARSEKRIDVDKDEVHSEVQTFGANRTVSERESDTRDKWRPRHRLEGSSGAPGSYRAAPGFGVEKGRVEGSNVGFTMGRGRSSVAILKPSGCAIGAAQFDNSVPGKPSISTHTYCYPRGKILDIYRRQKLEQSFCSLPVNMEEAPPITQLSITEPLAFVVPDSEEEAILNDIWQGKITGSGVMYNSYRKGRSTDNVTEIGDAEFADGKQGILSTDIIDETGDRFPKILKDVEEANVNRLFCGNDVNVILGEGDANHEVQKEKVFEDIARDDILSTNKRADNIGSLKDSSSSQLDHSEIKLPDYAATRHPLFENIEQNVAFDVSAKLPDNSNSIYIMPSDINNSRHSGIENQLERDIPPEELSLYYCDPQGEIQGPFLGVDIISWFEQGFFGTDLLVRVEGAPEDSPFYELGDVMPHLKFGHMYARNTDLPKVDQPAVLEGKLESGLRSSVSELVSSAPLDGLSWPSSDFDGLAAQRFQSKVPDLSYSQSEDFNEFVGQNEETLFPGRPGSRGNPIGKTLRGPTDLSNTNHPISSELMEPRAPSQKDKMHPLGLLWSELEGTSRRNDQIPNVPFSRGGQDQILNPLAARVAPFGSRTESTSTAEMWDAYRRNAPSDPNLYQDAMDAHRLSHMDREPNHFELAEKLLSQQLQQHPHSLLSAHNSHLNEAMLERGASHNSVHHPQVASQIEQDLERVMALQLQHQRQLQLQQHQQMQQQQQFHQQQMLLKEQQQSHARQLLLEQLLQSQMSDTNRAQSRLDATRPNNSLEQVLMKQQILTELQRSHLHPRHTEPSIEHLIQAKLGQMPHQGHQNDLMELLSRAKHGHMHPLAHQILQQEQLHSRQLPVGLRQQLEMEEDRHSGSVWPVDEAGQFLRIPTDAHRSNSGFGPLDFYQQQQIPSPEEHLSHLERNLSVQDRFAHGLYDSGLLLFERSMSLPVGGPGLKMDVANPLVQQQSLEMQDLNSRMQSGAQMAGFSNDVYSQSPHQHLVPNQFHALHPDTIEKHWSKSNGQVPMDWMESRMKQLNLNSEREKKDFDIKQVSEDPSMWMSAGMNDDSSKRLLMELLHPNYGQQSTEQAEMPNGIAHEILSGHVLGTNSANHSINPLLNQDMSQNQTFSVGSFGSTSVLLPQRDLVDERSRVLAGCERLPHKSHSGALAEANPLFSSIGDVFQRHSEARENAVEQAGLAAITGDIPVNILRRPTSLGTGGGNVGLYDDKIGTGDSLPEEPAKERMSAMTSKRPENILLKRPPVSRASSSLEGFSELTSDSLVRGKNPSNAMVSEGGTVEVGGNTANQAPDIVTPGKKDVRFRRTASCSDSDVSETSFSDMVKSSAKKPTAQEAHASESLDGTQGVVRSSSKKKGKKGRQIDPALLGFKVTSNRIMMGEIQRIED, encoded by the exons GAAATGCGTGCACCAAGTTCTCTCTCACTTGGAAGTTCTGCTGATTCAAATCAGAAGGACGCTTGGCGTTCAGATGTGCCTGATGAAAAAACAGATTGGAGAAGACCCGCTGCAGAGACGGAGAGTGGTCGCCGATGGCGTGAAGAAGAGAGGGAAACTGGCTTGCTTGGTAGAAGAGATCGTAGGAAACCAGATCGCCGTGCTGAAAATGCTCCTGCCAAAGAAACCACAGACGCTAGAGCTTTACCTGCTTCTGACAGATGGCACGATGTTAATAATCGCAATTTGGGACATGACACAAGACGTGATACCAAGTGGTCCTCTAGGTGGGGTCCTGAAGACAAAGAAAAGGAAGCACGGAGTGAGAAGAGGATAGATGTAGATAAGGACGAAGTTCATAGTGAGGTTCAAACATTTGGTGCTAACCGTACTGTGTCCGAGCGGGAGTCGGATACTCGAGATAAGTGGAGACCACGGCATAGATTGGAGGGTAGCTCTGGTGCTCCTGGTTCCTATCGTGCTGCTCCAGGATTTGGAGTGGAGAAAGGAAGAGTTGAGGGGTCAAATGTGGGATTTACCATGGGGCGTGGGAGATCTAGTGTGGCTATTTTAAAACCTTCCGGGTGTGCAATTGGGGCTGCACAATTTGACAATTCTGTCCCTGGAAAACCAAGCATCTCAACTCACACATATTGTTATCCGCGGGGGAAGATTTTGGATATATACCGCAGGCAAAAGCTGGAGCAATCTTTTTGTAGCTTGCCTGTAAATATGGAAGAAGCACCCCCTATCACTCAACTAAGTATCACTGAACCATTAGCTTTTGTTGTTCCTGATTCTGAGGAGGAG GCTATCCTTAATGATATATGGCAAGGTAAAATTACTGGTAGTGGTGTGATGTACAATTCTTACAGAAAGGGCCGATCAACGGATAATGTTACAG AAATAGGGGATGCAGAGTTTGCCGATGGAAAACAGGGCATTCTCTCTACAGACATCATTGATGAGACAGGGGATAGGTTtccaaaaatattaaaagatgttgAAGAGGCAAATGTCAATAGGCTTTTCTGTGGAAATGATGTCAATGTCATATTGGGTG AAGGGGATGCAAATCATGAAGTACAAAAAGAGAAAGTTTTTGAAGATATTGCTAGGGATGACATTTTGTCGACCAATAAGAGAGCTGACAACATAGGCAGCTTGAAAGATAGTAGTAGTTCTCAACTTGATCATTCTGAAATCAAGTTACCTGATTATGCAGCAACTAGGCACCCACTCTTTGAGAACATTGAACAGAATGTTGCTTTTGATGTCAGTGCAAAGCTTCCCGATAATTCAAATTCTATATATATCATGCCCTCTGATATCAACAACTCAAGACACAGTGGTATTGAAAACCAATTAGAGAGGGATATCCCACCTGAGGAATTGAGTTTGTATTATTGTGATCCTCAGGGAGAAATTCAGGGACCATTTCTTGGAGTTGACATCATCTCATGGTTTGAGCAAGGATTTTTTGGAACTGACTTACTGGTTCGCGTTGAAGGTGCTCCTGAGGATTCACCTTTCTACGAATTGGGTGACGTAATGCCGCATTTAAAATTTGGACATATGTATGCCCGTAATACGGATCTCCCTAAGGTTGATCAACCTGCTGTATTAGAGGGGAAGTTGGAGTCTGGTTTACGCAGTTCTGTTAGTGAGCTTGTTTCTTCAGCTCCCCTTGATGGATTAAGCTGGCCATCATCTGATTTTGATGGTCTTGCTGCACAGCGTTTTCAGTCAAAAGTACCTGATCTGTCATATTCTCAAAGTGAAGACTTTAATGAATTTGTTGGTCAAAATGAAG AAACTTTGTTTCCAGGTAGACCCGGAAGTAGAGGCAATCCTATTGGAAAAACTTTGAGGGGCCCCACTGATCTTTCGAATACCAATCATCCCATTTCTAGTGAATTAATGGAGCCCAGGGCTCCGAGTCAGAAAGATAAAATGCACCCACTTGGTTTGTTATGGTCCGAGCTCGAAGGCACTTCAAGAAGGAATGATCAAATTCCAAATGTTCCTTTTAGCAGAGGTGGTCAGGATCAAATTCTAAACCCTTTAGCTGCAAGGGTTGCCCCATTTGGTTCAAGGACCGAGTCAACCTCTACTGCAGAAATGTGGGATGCTTATAGAAGAAATGCTCCTTCTGACCCAAACCTATATCAAGATGCCATGGATGCTCACCGCTTGTCGCACATGGACCGGGAACCAAATCATTTTGAATTGGCAGAAAAGCTGCTCTCTCAGCAACTTCAACAACATCCACATAGTTTACTGTCTGCTCATAACAGCCACTTGAATGAAGCAATGCTGGAAAGAGGGGCAAGCCATAATTCAGTACACCACCCACAGGTTGCCAGTCAAATTGAGCAGGATTTGGAACGCGTTATGGCCCTTCAGCTGCAGCACCAGAGACAGCTGCAGCTTCAACAACATCAGCAAATGCAGCAACAGCAACAGTTCCATCAACAGCAGATGCTACTGAAAGAACAACAACAGTCTCATGCTAGACAGTTGCTTCTTGAACAATTGTTGCAGAGTCAAATGTCTGATACTAACCGTGCACAGTCACGTCTTGATGCTACAAGGCCTAACAATTCTCTGGAACAGGTTTTGATGAAGCAGCAAATTCTAACTGAACTACAACGCTCTCACCTTCATCCAAGACATACTGAGCCATCAATTGAGCATCTCATTCAGGCTAAACTTGGTCAAATGCCACATCAAGGGCATCAAAATGATTTAATGGAACTCCTATCACGAGCAAAGCATGGACATATGCACCCTTTGGCTCATCAAATTCTTCAGCAAGAACAATTGCATAGCAGGCAGTTGCCTGTTGGATTAAGGCAACAATTGGAAATGGAGGAAGACAGGCATTCTGGTTCTGTATGGCCTGTAGATGAAGCTGGTCAGTTTCTCCGAATCCCAACCGATGCTCATCGATCCAACTCTGGATTTGGACCATTAGATTTTTACCAACAGCAACAGATACCATCTCCCGAAGAACATTTAAGTCACCTTGAACGGAATTTGTCTGTACAAGATAGATTCGCACATGGTCTCTATGACTCTGGATTGTTGCTGTTTGAACGATCAATGTCATTACCAGTTGGTGGTCCTGGATTAAAAATGGATGTTGCAAATCCACTTGTGCAGCAACAAAGTTTAGAAATGCAAGATCTGAATTCAAGAATGCAGTCAGGTGCTCAGATGGCTGGGTTCTCAAATGATGTCTACTCGCAATCTCCTCACCAGCATTTGGTTCCGAACCAGTTTCATGCTTTGCATCCAGATACCATTGAAAAACATTGGTCTAAAAGCAACGGTCAGGTACCTATGGATTGGATGGAATCCCGAATGAAGCAACTGAATCTCAATAGTGAGAGGGAAAAAAAGGATTTTGATATCAAACAGGTTTCCGAAGATCCTAGTATGTGGATGTCAGCTGGTATGAATGATGACAGTTCAAAGCGATTGCTTATGGAACTGCTTCATCCTAACTATGGCCAGCAGTCAACTGAGCAAGCAGAAATGCCCAATGGAATTGCACATGAGATACTGTCTGGTCATGTTCTTGGGACAAATTCAGCAAACCACTCAATTAATCCCCTATTGAATCAGGATATGAGTCAAAACCAAACCTTCTCTGTAGGGTCATTCGGTTCTACTTCAGTTCTGCTACCACAGAGAGATCTTGTGGATGAGAGGTCCCGTGTTCTTGCTGGTTGTGAAAGATTGCCCCACAAATCTCATTCTGGAGCGTTGGCTGAAGCTAATCCTCTCTTTTCCAGCATCGGTGATGTCTTCCAG AGGCACTCAGAGGCTCGAGAAAATGCTGTCGAGCAAGCTGGTCTGGCGGCTATAACAGGGGACATCCCAGTAAACATTCTCCGCAGGCCTACTTCACTTGGGACTGGAG GTGGTAATGTTGGCTTGTATGATGACAAGATTGGTACAGGTGACTCTTTGCCAGAGGAACCTGCTAAGGAACG GATGTCTGCAATGACATCAAAAAGGCCAGAAAACATTTTGCTGAAGCGTCCACCTGTCTCGCGAGCGTCATCTAGCCTGGAAGGGTTTTCTGAATTGACTTCTGATTCACTTGTTAGAGGGAAAAATCCTTCGAATGCCATGGTTTCTGAAG GGGGGACAGTAGAAGTTGGAGGCAACACAGCAAATCAAGCCCCTGACATCGTGACACCTGGAAAGAAAGATGTGCGCTTTAGGCGAACTGCCTCATGTAGTGATTCTGATGTTTCAGAGACATCATTCAGTGACATGGTTAAGAGTAGTGCGAAGAAGCCAACAGCCCAGGAGGCTCATGCTTCAGAATCATTAGATGGAACACAGGGTGTCGTCCGTAGCAGCAGcaagaaaaaagggaagaaaggaaGACAAATCGATCCAGCTCTTCTTGGATTCAAGGTCACAAGCAATCGCATCATGATGGGTGAGATACAGCGGATAGAAGATTAG